CTACTCGCGCAGCTCCTGCTGGCGTTGATCGATCATCTCTTCTTCGGTTTCCTGGCGCAACTCGTCGGCCTCCTCGACGAGTTCTTCGGCGCGTTCGTCCTCACCGACCTGTTCGTGGGCACGGGCCTTCTGTTCCAGCAGGTCCGCGCTCCGGAAGCCGAGTCTGACGGCATTGTCGAAGGCATCGATGGCGTCCTCGGCGAGCCCGCGTTCAAGCAGGAAAAAGCCGCGATTGTACCAGGCTTGGGCGAAGCGGGGGTCGATCTCGACGGCCCGTTCGGCGTGTTCTAAGGCCTGCTCGGACTGGCCGGATTCCCAGAGTGCGTAGGCGAGGTTCGTCTCCGCGGTCGCGGCGTGTTCGGACTCGGCGTCGATGTTCAACGCTTCCCGGTAGGCACCGATCGACGCGTCGTACTCCTCGAGTTCGGCGTGGGCGACACCCTTGTTCACCCAGGCCTCCTGGGTGATCGCGTCGTCGTCGGCAAAGCGAGCGGCCCGTTCGAGTGCCTCGGTGGCCTCCTCGAAGCGCTGGATGCGCGTGTACTCTAGGCCCACGTCGAGTAAACTCTCGGCGTCGACTTCCTCGTCAGGGATCGCATGTTCGTCCAGTAGATCCCCGACTACCCGCGAGTCGACGGGATCGACCGCATCCGGATCGACGGCGAGTTCAGGCGGTTCCAGATCGAAGCCCTCGTAGGGCTCTGAGAAGCCCTGGCCCTCGGAGAAACGATGGTCTTCGGAGTCGTCAGTCATGAAACGGTCTACGCGAGTCGAATGGTTAAGGGCTACGTCCGCGCAGCGGCCGAATCATTTTGTACACCGGGCCGTAGTATAAACTATGACGAACGACCGTGTGGCGGACCTGGTCGACGATGCTGTGGATGTGGAGGGAATCCGCCGATATCTGCGGAATTCGGACGTTCTCTTTGCGGTCCTGTTCGGCTCGCTCGTAAGCGACACGGCTCACGAATCTTCCGATGTCGACGTAGCACTCCAGTTTCCGGACGAGATGACGTCAAAAGAACGCTTTCGGCAT
The sequence above is drawn from the Halorhabdus sp. CBA1104 genome and encodes:
- a CDS encoding tetratricopeptide repeat protein yields the protein MTDDSEDHRFSEGQGFSEPYEGFDLEPPELAVDPDAVDPVDSRVVGDLLDEHAIPDEEVDAESLLDVGLEYTRIQRFEEATEALERAARFADDDAITQEAWVNKGVAHAELEEYDASIGAYREALNIDAESEHAATAETNLAYALWESGQSEQALEHAERAVEIDPRFAQAWYNRGFFLLERGLAEDAIDAFDNAVRLGFRSADLLEQKARAHEQVGEDERAEELVEEADELRQETEEEMIDQRQQELRE